From Hymenobacter sedentarius, a single genomic window includes:
- a CDS encoding DUF6766 family protein, which yields MTIKRPASPFWRFCYENGLLLVVSLLVLLTLTGQFFTGWHDYNDELKEMGLAQLSAGQYFTSGHFLEATFENWESEFLQMGLYVVLTVWLRQKGSSESKKLYEDEDVDAEPDPNKPNAPGPVRQGGWVLTIYKSSLSIALFALFFGCVWLHAKGGAEVYTIEQAHEGKAPVSTLQYLGTSRFWFESFQNWQSEFLSIVSIVGLSIFLRQQGSPESKPVDAEHAETGK from the coding sequence ATGACTATCAAGCGTCCTGCTTCGCCTTTTTGGCGTTTTTGTTACGAAAACGGTTTGTTGCTGGTCGTTAGCCTGTTAGTACTGCTGACCTTAACGGGGCAATTCTTCACGGGCTGGCACGACTACAACGACGAGCTAAAGGAAATGGGGCTGGCCCAGCTATCGGCCGGGCAGTACTTCACTTCCGGCCATTTCCTGGAAGCAACCTTCGAAAACTGGGAAAGCGAGTTCCTGCAAATGGGCCTCTACGTGGTGCTCACCGTGTGGCTGCGCCAGAAGGGCTCCTCCGAATCGAAAAAGCTCTACGAAGACGAAGACGTGGATGCCGAGCCCGACCCCAACAAGCCAAATGCGCCGGGCCCCGTACGCCAGGGCGGCTGGGTGTTGACCATCTACAAAAGCTCGCTCAGCATTGCGCTCTTCGCATTGTTTTTCGGCTGCGTGTGGCTGCATGCCAAGGGCGGGGCCGAAGTGTACACCATCGAGCAGGCGCACGAGGGCAAGGCGCCGGTGAGCACGCTGCAGTACCTGGGCACATCGCGCTTCTGGTTTGAGTCCTTTCAGAACTGGCAGAGCGAGTTTCTCAGCATTGTGAGCATCGTTGGGCTGAGCATCTTTCTGCGCCAGCAAGGCTCGCCGGAAAGCAAGCCGGTGGATGCCGAGCACGCCGAAACCGGGAAGTAA
- a CDS encoding inorganic diphosphatase, giving the protein MTPHFNPWHDVTRGDETPKVVQSIIEIPKGSKGKYELDKESGLLKLDRVLFSAVHYPAAYGFIPQTYCDDKDPLDILVLCSVDIVPMCLVEAKVIGVMQMVDQDEEDDKIIAVAAHDISVNHYNDISDLPPHTLLEMQRFFEDYKALEHNKHVVVERFMGREDAYRIINDSITLYEETFGEKKLVKAE; this is encoded by the coding sequence ATGACCCCCCATTTCAACCCCTGGCACGATGTAACGCGCGGCGACGAAACCCCCAAAGTCGTTCAGTCTATCATTGAAATTCCCAAAGGCAGCAAAGGCAAGTACGAGCTGGATAAAGAAAGCGGCCTGCTGAAGCTCGACCGCGTGCTGTTCTCGGCCGTGCACTACCCCGCCGCCTATGGCTTCATCCCGCAAACCTATTGCGATGACAAGGACCCGCTCGACATTCTGGTGCTCTGCTCCGTCGACATCGTGCCCATGTGCCTCGTGGAGGCCAAAGTCATTGGCGTGATGCAGATGGTGGACCAAGACGAGGAGGACGATAAAATTATCGCCGTTGCCGCCCACGACATTTCCGTCAACCACTACAACGACATCAGCGACCTGCCCCCGCACACGCTGCTGGAAATGCAGCGCTTCTTTGAGGACTACAAGGCCCTGGAACACAACAAGCACGTGGTGGTGGAACGGTTTATGGGCCGTGAAGATGCCTACCGCATCATCAACGACAGCATTACGCTCTACGAAGAAACCTTCGGCGAGAAGAAGCTGGTAAAGGCCGAATAA
- the pafA gene encoding alkaline phosphatase PafA yields MKKILAFSLAALLAVPSFGQKVSKPVPRPKLVVGIVIDQMRYDYLYRYWSKLGNDGFKRLLGQGFSFESCHYNYVPTYTGPGHASIYTGATPSANGIIGNNWWERETGRGTYVTEDRTVQPVGGSVLAGQQSPRHLLTTTIGDELRLATNFQSKVIGLSMKDRGSILPAGNGANAAYWYDGENGAFISSTFYMKQLPEWVTKFNAQGRPAQYLSKPWETLLPLAQYTESSADDVPWESVFKGETTPTFPHDLPRLSAAPVASVKSLEKAAGEVSPQPAPQNLDLIRSTPFGNSLTADFAIETLRAEQLGQRAGITDMLAVSFSCTDYVGHQFGANAVETEDTYLRLDRDLARLLADLDKTVGKGQALVFLTADHGAAHAVGFLQEHRLPGGGVGIAQMRDSVQRVLTRRHGLGAWVLDFENLQVYLNRPLLAQKGLDLAKTQEEVAGILRTLPGVALARTASDLQNAHWSAGAGMFEENGFYAPRSGDVLAVLLPGWLEAYSFPVIKGTTHGASWQYDTHVPLLFWGWHVKHGESTAPVHVVDIAATLARFLHIQEPSGCSGVPLAEVLKY; encoded by the coding sequence TTGAAAAAGATTTTAGCCTTTTCGCTGGCGGCGTTGCTGGCCGTTCCTTCCTTTGGCCAGAAAGTGAGCAAGCCAGTGCCCCGGCCCAAGCTTGTCGTTGGCATCGTGATTGACCAGATGCGGTACGACTACCTCTACCGCTACTGGAGCAAGCTGGGCAATGACGGCTTCAAGCGCTTGCTGGGCCAAGGCTTTAGCTTCGAAAGCTGCCACTACAACTACGTGCCCACCTACACCGGGCCGGGCCACGCCAGCATCTACACGGGCGCCACGCCTTCGGCCAACGGTATCATCGGCAACAACTGGTGGGAGCGCGAAACCGGCCGCGGCACCTACGTAACCGAGGACCGCACCGTGCAGCCCGTAGGCGGCAGCGTTCTGGCCGGGCAGCAGAGCCCGCGCCACCTGCTCACCACCACCATCGGCGATGAGCTGCGGCTGGCCACCAACTTCCAGAGCAAGGTAATTGGGCTGAGCATGAAGGACCGGGGCAGCATTCTGCCGGCCGGCAACGGCGCCAACGCCGCTTACTGGTATGACGGCGAAAACGGCGCCTTCATCAGCAGCACGTTCTACATGAAGCAGCTGCCGGAGTGGGTTACCAAGTTCAACGCCCAGGGCCGGCCGGCGCAGTACCTCAGCAAGCCCTGGGAAACCCTGCTGCCCTTGGCCCAATACACCGAAAGCTCGGCCGACGACGTGCCGTGGGAAAGCGTATTTAAGGGCGAAACCACGCCCACCTTCCCCCACGACCTACCGCGGCTGAGCGCCGCGCCGGTGGCCTCGGTCAAGTCGTTGGAGAAGGCGGCCGGTGAAGTATCGCCCCAACCCGCTCCCCAGAACCTGGACCTGATTCGGTCCACGCCCTTCGGCAACAGCCTCACCGCCGATTTTGCCATTGAAACCCTGCGGGCCGAGCAGTTGGGCCAGCGCGCCGGCATCACCGACATGCTTGCCGTGAGCTTCTCCTGCACCGACTACGTGGGCCACCAATTTGGCGCCAATGCCGTCGAAACCGAAGACACCTACCTGCGCCTCGACCGCGACCTGGCCCGCTTGCTGGCCGACCTCGACAAGACCGTGGGCAAGGGCCAGGCCCTGGTGTTCCTCACCGCCGACCACGGCGCTGCCCATGCGGTGGGCTTCCTGCAGGAGCACCGCCTGCCCGGCGGCGGCGTGGGCATCGCCCAGATGCGCGACTCGGTGCAGCGCGTGCTCACGCGCCGCCACGGCCTCGGTGCCTGGGTGCTCGACTTTGAGAACCTGCAGGTGTACCTCAACCGCCCCCTGCTGGCCCAGAAAGGCCTGGACCTGGCCAAAACCCAGGAAGAAGTAGCGGGCATCTTGCGCACGCTGCCCGGCGTGGCCCTGGCCCGCACCGCCTCCGACCTGCAAAACGCGCACTGGAGCGCCGGCGCCGGCATGTTTGAGGAAAACGGCTTCTACGCGCCGCGTTCCGGCGATGTGCTGGCCGTGCTGCTGCCCGGCTGGCTCGAAGCCTATTCGTTTCCGGTGATCAAAGGCACGACCCACGGCGCTTCCTGGCAATATGATACGCACGTGCCGCTACTTTTTTGGGGCTGGCACGTAAAGCACGGCGAATCCACGGCGCCTGTGCACGTGGTTGACATTGCCGCGACCCTGGCGCGCTTCCTGCACATCCAGGAACCTAGCGGCTGCTCAGGAGTTCCATTAGCTGAAGTACTGAAATACTAA
- a CDS encoding HAD family hydrolase, protein MKPSLIFDMDGVLVDNTPYQARAFQLLFRDLGLTTNARQLLRRLNGMPATDILKTVFRNPVPEKKLKEYASQREFLYRTLYWTKRRAMPGLLPFLEAARAAGFKIGLGTGSAPETITYIIDHLDLRRYFDVVVGKDDVDKGKPHADTFTAVATKLGAKPENCIVFEDAVLGEQAAYKAGMRVVAVASSLKEKDFQAPLAVIKDFTGFTPERLLELLEQQAQAPKPDKQRAQRQYMHL, encoded by the coding sequence TTGAAACCCTCCCTCATCTTCGACATGGACGGCGTACTCGTCGACAACACGCCCTACCAGGCCCGAGCTTTTCAGCTCTTATTCCGCGACCTGGGCCTGACTACCAATGCCCGACAGCTACTGCGCCGGCTCAACGGCATGCCGGCTACCGACATTCTCAAAACGGTGTTTCGCAACCCCGTGCCTGAGAAGAAGCTCAAGGAATACGCCTCGCAGCGCGAGTTCCTATACCGCACTCTCTACTGGACCAAGCGGCGCGCCATGCCCGGACTGCTTCCCTTTCTAGAGGCCGCCCGCGCCGCCGGGTTCAAAATTGGGCTGGGCACAGGCTCGGCCCCTGAAACCATCACCTATATCATCGACCACCTCGACCTGCGCCGCTACTTCGACGTGGTAGTGGGCAAGGACGATGTGGACAAAGGCAAGCCCCACGCCGATACCTTCACTGCGGTAGCCACTAAGCTGGGCGCAAAGCCCGAAAACTGCATCGTGTTCGAAGACGCCGTATTGGGCGAACAGGCGGCCTATAAAGCCGGCATGCGCGTGGTAGCCGTGGCCTCCTCGCTGAAGGAAAAGGATTTTCAGGCCCCGCTCGCCGTCATTAAAGACTTCACTGGCTTCACCCCCGAGCGGCTGCTGGAGCTACTCGAGCAGCAGGCCCAGGCCCCCAAGCCCGACAAGCAGCGCGCCCAGCGTCAGTACATGCACCTTTAA
- a CDS encoding T9SS type A sorting domain-containing protein yields the protein MFTITSAALLSSSRQLAMPLPLFMLLAGPTARAQAPKTLADLSVYPNPAHIRATVKVPAVPGAARATVTMSDAQGTVVFEQPVSLMETGGAAEVPLLGRPAGLYRVQVQVGDQRVARTLTVE from the coding sequence ATGTTCACCATCACTTCCGCTGCGCTCCTTTCAAGCAGCCGCCAACTGGCCATGCCGTTGCCATTATTTATGCTATTGGCCGGGCCAACGGCCCGTGCGCAGGCCCCCAAAACCCTGGCGGATTTGAGCGTGTACCCCAATCCGGCGCACATCCGTGCCACGGTGAAAGTGCCGGCAGTACCCGGCGCAGCCCGCGCTACCGTGACGATGAGCGACGCACAGGGCACCGTGGTATTTGAGCAGCCAGTGAGCCTCATGGAAACGGGCGGCGCTGCTGAGGTGCCCTTGTTGGGCCGCCCGGCTGGTTTGTACCGGGTGCAGGTACAAGTCGGCGACCAGCGCGTGGCCCGCACCCTGACGGTGGAATAA